In the genome of Rhopalosiphum padi isolate XX-2018 chromosome 1, ASM2088224v1, whole genome shotgun sequence, the window AAGGAGGAGTTTATggagtaaatataaaaacttaaaaaatatgtatataacaataatttttaatttaatattaaaaaatattaggttgCTTGGAGTGCTGATAGTACACGTCTATTAACGTCTTCTGGCGATAAGACTTGTAAGCTGTGGGATGTAGAAACAAAATCTGTTGTGAGTGAATTTGTGATAGGAAATCAAGTAGAAGATCAACAGgtttgtaattgttttattagaaaatgtattaagataataatttgtatgtattttaataggtTTCTTGTTTGTGGCaaggaaattatttattaacagtcTCTCTTAATGGCTTTATTACTTACCTAGATGTCAACAATCCTGAGAAACCCCTACGAGTTATTAAGGTAATTATAGttgtcatttataattatttaaatgtattgttctcaccaaaaaaaaatttcaggatattgaatttttttttagtaaattgaaattatacttgaaataatatatttacctatattatactatgttctaaaagtatatattttttcttaaatactcATATCTAAGATAAATAACATTCaagaatattacatattaaccatattaattatttattgaatatcatTTATAgtcgtatagtataataattgtactagatatttttttttctttttaatggaaatatttttatttgaataaataaaagtaaaaataaaactagcattttaaatgaattaaatattatgaaagaaCATATTAATGAAGTTAAAAAAtctgtaatgaatataataaatattcttatcatGTTTAGGGTCATAATAAACCAATTACAGTATTGGCACTGAGTCCAGATCGTAGTACTATTTATACTGGTTCCCACGATGGAAATATTACAAATTGGAATGCTGCAAACGGTAATTATATACCATTACAGAGTATTATATACcatgttaaaaagttaaatacaaaatatggttaaaaagttataacatatttCTTCCAgttcagaaaaatataataacttttgattactattaaatacaattaggtGAAAATGACAGAGTAAAAGGCGTAGGTCATGGAAATCAAATCAATGGAATGAAACTGGATAATGACTACTTATATACATGTGGAATTGATGATAGTCTTAGACAAGTTGACATTAAATCCAATTCGTATACAGACTTGCAAGTCAAACTAAATGCTCAACCAAGGGGAATGGACTTCAACAGTAATGTGATTGTCACGGCTACGATTAAAGAGGTTATACAGAACATATTTAACGagcaaaataatagtatttctaatatgaacattttatatgatagataatagtattaaaaaatgaaaaaaaagtatttaatttgccCGTGGACTACGAACCTTCATCAGTAGCTGTTAGTCCAGGTGCTGGTTTTGTTGCGGTTGGAGGAGCTTTAGATAATAAAGTAAGTATACATAACAATTTCAAATCACATACATTACACTCAATGGTCGTCATGGTTTAATCGATAAGTAATCCTAGGTACACGTGTATAAGATTAATGATTCCACTTACAATTTGGAATTTGTCGCGGAGTGTGATCACTTGGGACCAATTACAGACTGTTCTTTTTCACCCGATGGAGAGTACTTGGTAGCAAGTGATGCAAACAGAAAAGTCATTTTATACAAAGTCCCCGAATTCAATGTAAGTTAACTTAAATAGTATGAATacttaaattctaaaacacctgctatattatttatttttattatattatttactttacaatTGGATAGTcggtaagaaatataatataatattgattttaattgtttttcattaactttgtatcctggttttatttttattttagctggCGCATAAACAAGATTGGGGTTTCCATAACGCACGTGTTAACAGTGTCGCCTGGTCACCAAATTCAAAACAAGTAGCTAGTGGAAGTTTGGACACCACCATCATCGTTTGGAGTGTTACTTCTCcaaataaacatacaataataaaaagttaatatcaGAGTTTTTAGTTCAAATCAAGTTGTGATGTTGTTATATaagatgatatatatatatatacttattttgttttatttttactatagatGCTCATCCACAAAGTCAGATTACACGTGTTCTGTGGTTGGATGATGAAACTATAGTGTCTGTCGGACAAGACTGCAATACAAAAATCTGGAATGTTACTCCCATTTAATCTGGTACtacaagttaaaatatattatatatatctatttgactatttatttttatttatttattttagagttATTAATTAACcgatagatatatatttttttaatgaagtaaaatccaaaaatgaaaaaattgcaCTCACTGATAAATGGtgtcctattattattaaataacaattaggtTTATGGTTTTGCCAATATTATAGATTTcaatcaatgaaaaatatattttatttatttattttttcagaagtgtttattattattaaccattttattattttatagttttctaatTTCTTTCTAtactttaatatgtaatttgcatttatatttttctaatgtgtaatgaataataaaataactactcTGAaacaatcttttatttttagttattaattatgtatgaatACAAAACGATTGAAAAGTACCTTTGTGAATTATCATGAATTATTGATTCAATGttccaaaacaatataatataattacaaatttacaccATCTCATcaagtattttgtataaacaactaaaatttttttccaaactTTCAATTACTTCGATAGGTTTTTGCATAAGTTTTTGTCTATGATCCTTTGGTGGTTTTGGCATTAAATGTTCTAAGCATTGCAATGgttcgttaaaaaaataaggatGAAGTAATGcctggaaaattattttaaatattatacaagtatttaatttatttatttgtaataatgtaatgatatttaatgatatagtcatttttttatgttcacaAATTCCGTgtgtagtttaaattataacggTTTTACTATAACAGTCGTAATATAAAGAATAACTGTAAAGTACCTCATATGCATTCAATCTTTTATCTgcgttgtataaaattaattttcccaCTAGATCGACTAACAATTCATCAATATCAGGCAACAATACATTTGTTGGCACTGGATCACACTTTGTAAACTTCAATTTATTGTAATCTGGCATTTCATTCCTATTTGGCCAAGTTTCATCAGTTGGAGTCCCTAAATTATGTACAACGATGGCAATTTGCTCCATGTCAGAATCTccctaaaaatttaattatattttatattttgtaaatagaagTGAACTGTGaagagttaaatatttaaaaaattaaactgaaaTACAcgagttaaaaatgaaatttttatcaacattatattattaaaccatgTAAACTAAAAAAGAAATGCATATCTCAGAAGAATTTTAAGGCATTGGATTCATAATAACTCCGGTAGTCGGTACAGACTACCGACTGAAGACAAGTAGTAACTGCGGCACTGCAGtttgaattgtttaataaaaacgaATCATCTAACCGCAAATAAAGGAGTTTTCAATTGCATTTCTGCTAAAATGCAACCGACCGACCACATATCAATTGACTGATCGTAGTGGACAGAGCCGAACAAGAGTTCAGGAGCACGGTATCGGCGTGTCGCTACTTGGCCTGTGTAACATCGGTTGCGTCCGCTGTGTTGTTCATCGACATCGTTGTCGGCAGCCGGGGTTGTCAGTAGCAGACGACTCAAGCTGAAATCTGCTATTTTTAATACGCCTTCGGAACTTATCAGTAAATTCGCCGGTTTCAGATCCTAATAAAAATAGACGATgagatcataaaattaattgtgtatAGAACAAGGCACGACACGTGCACAAAACAAAAACTATGCGTGAAATCTAGGAAAAAGAACCgacttattatttatcatttaactaTGAAAATGAATAAGacatattaatcaaattattaattttaaagtaattataattaagtcataaataataatcttgtaAGGTTTTATTTTGGAACCAAAaagaattacaataataaatttaaaaaataggagGTAGACGGTAGTACCTATATACGGGCTATCTGCTATACGTACCTATCTGGTGAATGACTAAAAATAGGTAACATTTTATGGTATGTCAATATGTCATCCAGTTTAAAACTTAAAGAACTAAGATACATGCTTGTGCAAAATATTGAAACttaagtttttgaatattttgtttaaaaaaatgttgatatagtttttaaaacaatacctaAATAggattttaactattaaagtattaaatattaaataaaatcacttcgaaataatgtatacacacaTTATTGAATCTAAGTAGGCAGTACCTATTCAGTGTAAGACGCatcaattaaattgattttatgaaaatattctgTTTATCTACAAAATCCAATCATGTTAATTTTACTCAATTTATGACATTTGTTAACATTTTGTTGAAGGTATTTTCTTTAAAACCTTtctaaaattaagatatttattgTTACCTGATgacctatataaaatactttcagTCTCGCACATTTATCACCACTCTTCCGCTTCTAGTATATCAGAATTCAGAATTAATCAGATTTCAGTGTTATAGagtaagaatttattttagattgggGATTTTTACttctaatcaaaataatttttaatattgttacaaaaaatacatgacgtatgtaattaaaattttttgtctTATTCGGTGACCTTTTCCCAATTTCCCCCCTATTACCCTGTGCACGATGTTGGTGGTGTGCATGTGGACTACACCCGCAAGGAGCATACGAGCGTATGTCTTCAAATGGGAATCGTCAAGCACTAAGTCATCATCGTACAACATCTCTGGCAAGCCGGACGCTACGAACTCTAGTACCAAATAGAAACTGAAACTGTGACAGAAATTATCCAACAGCTTTACGACCTGGAAAAATGGCAAACAGTCAGGTGCCTATTTTATTGCTTCATCTAAAGCATATCGCCTTACGCCACGTAGATGGAGATTAAGTAAAACTGACTTTAATGGGAGGAGAACACACAAATAGGTTTATTAGCTACATTACATACCTTAgctttatttacttataagttatagttatatCACGTTGTATGTCTTCAACCCCAtagtaatatgttaatatttcaaaattgatgATCTCTTATTAGGtgcaaaaataaacaataatacatcataatattattaatgtctggttaataataattaaactagtttctcaatttaaaaataacgaacactttttgtaatattataattttttaagttataacggCTACGAAAACGCAAAATGTTCTAATGgatttgtaaattattcaaGAAACTAAACCCAGCTTCACTAATCTCCGCCTATGCCCTACACTAATCGACCATTtactagtttttaatatttatacaacaaacGTAATCTGAATCCAGCGCTTTCAGTGATTCGATTTCACGCAGTAAGTTCTTTGACGCTTTATCTGATGAACGTACGCACTTAATAGCGACTATTTTACCAGTAGACCGTTCCATGGCTTGAACCACTTGTCCATGTGTTCCTTCCCCGATCCGTTCCAAGATTTTATAACTTTCCATTGAAGAATATaacttgtatattgtatacaactgTGAAgtagttttagattttaatcataaaaatgtaagttttataATGGCTGCAATGTTTGTACATTTGTGGGTTTAATATGGTTGTCACGGCAACCCAACAATGAGTAaccatattactatattagtgtaTCGTattcattttcaataaatttatatgcgAAGCGAATGCACAGTTAACATGTTTTCAATACTTGACGAAAGAGCCTAATCCAAtctaaaaccataaaaattatagaacatTATGGTTTGATATTGAGGTAAGTACCTACTAAGTAGGTGTTCATTCAAGAAGTCAATAAGAAGGGAGGAAATCGTTTACTTTTGAAATATAGAGAGTGCAAACGCAAGAAAATACAATGAATTTATGGTACCTAACTATACCAATTGAATTAaacatatatgaaaataataaaataattatactctaACAGTGGTGGCCAAActttttttacgtaaatataaaatatagttctttCGCGGCTCAGATATTAAATGATGGCGGGCCGTAGTTTGGTCACCAttgctttataatatataggcataaACTTTTATTCAAGTAGGTTCAACGTTGATGTGGATAATACACCAGAGGCTATGCATCTCGAacccaatattttaattttgcattttaaagaTTAGGGAATTGCACAGGGATTTGTTAGCTTACaaaaaaaccatatattattattacatttgggAAAAAGTACACTGAATGCGTAAAGTTTATATTAAAGAGTTTAAGGATAGGATAAATGGcatcatttaatttatcttaactagtgtacaaataaatattttatcacagaTATTGGTGATGCATTTTTGttagtttaatattactttaggtatattagtattaaattaccTGATATTTGCTCAGCGTCACAGTTTCATTGGCCTGTTCGTTCGctgtacaattaattattggcaaaacatatttttcttttacacatttagttattattttaattgtaggcATTGAAAACTTATTTTGGCCTTTTGCATATTGTTTAGTCTACATTCGACAATAAACTTATTCAtcataaaggtaaaaatattatttctaggCCTCataggtttttattaatattttacacaacaataactcactttaaaatgataattttacttaagtttaataaaaggtAAATCTACTCATATTTAAACCAGTGGCGTCATTTGTGGGATGCAAGGGTGTATAAATGCATCCCAcgaacaaaattattgttatttgttttatactataatttcaataaaatgatctacatttacaaaaaaactgtgttgaaaaaaattcatgggATGACTCTATACAATGTGAGTGACtggtattactattaataatagattGAATAGATTTTCAATATTGGTTTTGCATCCCATGAAAAAATGACGCCCCCGATTTAAACtagcaatataaaattaattttgcttaACACAAACTATGTTGTGGTGTACATACATATGGGTGTAGCGTCCtcctaacatttatttaaataaagaaataatgattgttcaacaaataaattaacatagaagaaacattgatattttatataaaaaaaaaaaccattcgtTAATCCTTTCATATATTCAGTTCCAAAGTTCACTTTATTATTCTAATGGATTTAgtgttattttgaatattataatttggtagACCAGTACACTCAGTTAAGGATTTAGCTACATAGCTTTAACATTGaaagatattatatactcaaaatGATCTATCTAACTAAATGGTACcagaaatatttagttatatattatgttaatagaaaaaattgagttattaatcaatttaaggaaaaggaaaatattttcgagaaaaaaaaacaacagactttataataattttgtttattagtcCAATCATGCCTTAGCTTTACCAGTCGATTTTGCCTTTGGTGCAGCCTTGGTAGCAGGTGCAGGTTTTTTAACCTCAGCCTTAGGTTTTGGCTTGGGTAATTGTTTCTTGCACTTCTTGGTTGGTGGAGCACCACCACGTGCAGCAAGTCGCTTTCTATACGCTTCCAATTTCTTCTCATGAATATCACGTAGACCCTTAACAGCAATAACCTTCTTGGCCTTGATTTTGGCAGCACGCAACATTTTCTTTTCATTGATGAAACGTTTCAATAACTTCTCACCCTTCTCAGTGGTTGGTCTCTGaaaaacattgataaaatatattatctgtacatctatattaagttaaatgtaATACACATGTTTTACTTACACCTTCTTTCTTGGCTAAGTAAGTTTCACGAGCCAGTGTtcttaatttgttttcattactTGCAACTCGTTTTTGAACCGCGATGTAAGGATTCAATCTAAGCATGGTGCGTACGTGTCTCAATGGGTTCAATTTACGAGTGCGACGAACTGATCCAgtcctaaaaatgaaaaattgatattaagtaatttacttaaaatctaaaatacatagaaactaataaaatttaagtagtTGGATCAGGAATTAAAACAAagcatattttttaagtatcatcattatcaacaaaaaaatattttcgtcatTTCCAACtgttaatatacaattacattaaaataaataaattgaacacACGAACATTATCttcttatttttatcaatttaataagaacttagtataattgtttttataacatatatttattactttgtaAATGTATTGGATCATGAAATAAAATCTATTGGATCAGGAATTAAAACAAagcaaattattatagtaatcataatgttttatcaataacaaataatcGTCATATCCaactaatatacttaatttggatttattgtttaaaatttacatttattggatcagaaattaaaacaaagcataattttttaaatcactgtATTTTCAATACTAAAATTTACATCATATCCAATTTTAATACTTGTTATTAGTAGTTTTATGCATCATTATAATTACAAACTAATTGGATTTTTAAGgccaatattaaataagtttacGATAAGCATGTAgtgttaaattcaaaaatacatgagcacaataataaaagttctacatttattttaaagcaaatCAAGTCATACAAgagtaacttttaatatttgtgaTAATAGGTATCACAATAAATATgagtaaatgttaattattacgaaaagaaatagtaataattagatTCGAGATTTAAAAAAGttgatttatagtaattattcataaaaatcagaagttttaaaaaacctggatattatcatatcatatcaaGAACACGGACCAAGCATTTTtatcatcataattattaaattttaaatttaaattgacaaaGTTAATCAGTAGTTTTAAAAAACCTGgatattatcatatcatatcaaGAACACGGACCAAGCATTTTCCTCATCATAGATATgtcttaaatttaaagtaacaaAGTTAATCAGTAGTTTTATAAAACCTGgatattatcatatcatatcaaGAACACGGACCAAGCATTTTCCTCATCATAATTATgtcttaaatttaaagtaacaaAGTTAATCAGTAGTTTTATAAAACCTGgatattatcatatcatatcaaGAACACGGACCAAGCATTTTCCTCATCATAATTatgtcttaaatttaaattgattcatttgtctttaaatttacaaatatattggatcagaaaaagtaattaactggaattattatcatataatatcaaCAACACGGACCAAGATTTCCTCATCATATCCAATATACTAATAGATACCATTTAAGGGGATTGGAAACGGTGACTTTATGTCTTTGTCTCACACGTGGAACATAGCTATACGCCTTAAAAATTAAGGTACTTCTAGTTgttcgatttaaaatatgtcaAGAAGTTTTATTTGGTATACAAGTTTACTTTGCATTGGTCGAAGCACTTTTCtatcagttttattatttaaaataaatattttaaattttataaatttgtcaatttttattatcaaatatattaaaaatatgctttgATCAATGCAAAGTGAACTTGTATACCAATTCaatcatttttacatattttaaatcgaacACAACTAGAAATACCTTAATTAATGCCAGGCGCGTATACTATTTATTCTTATGTTCCATGTATGAAAGACAAAGACAGAAAATCACAGTTTCCAATCCCCTTAATTACTTAACtgcacaattttttaatttaaatatggcaATTATGaccataaaatgttatttacaatagaaattatataaaaaatatcaattaatatttaccttTGAGCTGGCAAGTACTTCTTGAGTTCATCAGATTTCAGAATCCTTGTCAGATCAGTATTTGACATTTTGGGGAAAGGCAAGTTATAGCCACTCTTCAGAGTTGCTTTTTTGTCCCATGTACCATAAAGACTGTCCAATTTTTGGAAAGCAGATTGTGTCCAGATGATAAAACGTCCAACATGACCACCAGGGGCCAAGTGCAACAAGTTTAATTTCCTGATGTTGATCAAATCTACACCTGGGATATTACGGAAAGCTTTTCTTAAACCCTAAAACATAAATCAACatttcttataattaatattaaaactaataaaatgtataaatagaatTATCGTGATGGCAAACTAGTA includes:
- the LOC132918992 gene encoding cyclin-dependent kinase 20-like isoform X1; protein product: MESYKILERIGEGTHGQVVQAMERSTGKIVAIKCVRSSDKASKNLLREIESLKALDSDYVVKLLDNFCHSFSFYLVLEFVASGLPEMLYDDDLVLDDSHLKTYARMLLAGVVHMHTTNIVHRDLKPANLLISSEGVLKIADFSLSRLLLTTPAADNDVDEQHSGRNRCYTGQVATRRYRAPELLFGSVHYDQSIDMWSVGCILAEMQLKTPLFAGDSDMEQIAIVVHNLGTPTDETWPNRNEMPDYNKLKFTKCDPVPTNVLLPDIDELLVDLVGKLILYNADKRLNAYEALLHPYFFNEPLQCLEHLMPKPPKDHRQKLMQKPIEVIESLEKNFSCLYKILDEMV
- the LOC132918992 gene encoding cyclin-dependent kinase 20-like isoform X2, whose product is MESYKILERIGEGTHGQVVQAMERSTGKIVAIKCVVKLLDNFCHSFSFYLVLEFVASGLPEMLYDDDLVLDDSHLKTYARMLLAGVVHMHTTNIVHRDLKPANLLISSEGVLKIADFSLSRLLLTTPAADNDVDEQHSGRNRCYTGQVATRRYRAPELLFGSVHYDQSIDMWSVGCILAEMQLKTPLFAGDSDMEQIAIVVHNLGTPTDETWPNRNEMPDYNKLKFTKCDPVPTNVLLPDIDELLVDLVGKLILYNADKRLNAYEALLHPYFFNEPLQCLEHLMPKPPKDHRQKLMQKPIEVIESLEKNFSCLYKILDEMV
- the LOC132918190 gene encoding large ribosomal subunit protein uL4, producing the protein MALSTARPLVSVYSEKNEETGETVALATVFKAPIRPDVVSFVHDNVSKNSRQPYAVSKLAGHQTSAESWGTGRAVARIPRVRGGGTHRSGQGAFGNMCRGGRMFAPTRVWRRWHRKINVTQKRYATVSAIAASGVPALVMSKGHLVQEVPEFPLVVSDKIQEYTKTKQATIFLHRIKAWKDIQKVIKSRRLRAGKGKMRNRRHVQRRGPLIVYSKDQGLRKAFRNIPGVDLINIRKLNLLHLAPGGHVGRFIIWTQSAFQKLDSLYGTWDKKATLKSGYNLPFPKMSNTDLTRILKSDELKKYLPAQRTGSVRRTRKLNPLRHVRTMLRLNPYIAVQKRVASNENKLRTLARETYLAKKEGRPTTEKGEKLLKRFINEKKMLRAAKIKAKKVIAVKGLRDIHEKKLEAYRKRLAARGGAPPTKKCKKQLPKPKPKAEVKKPAPATKAAPKAKSTGKAKA
- the LOC132918992 gene encoding cyclin-dependent kinase 20-like isoform X3; amino-acid sequence: MDKWFKPWNGLLVVKLLDNFCHSFSFYLVLEFVASGLPEMLYDDDLVLDDSHLKTYARMLLAGVVHMHTTNIVHRDLKPANLLISSEGVLKIADFSLSRLLLTTPAADNDVDEQHSGRNRCYTGQVATRRYRAPELLFGSVHYDQSIDMWSVGCILAEMQLKTPLFAGDSDMEQIAIVVHNLGTPTDETWPNRNEMPDYNKLKFTKCDPVPTNVLLPDIDELLVDLVGKLILYNADKRLNAYEALLHPYFFNEPLQCLEHLMPKPPKDHRQKLMQKPIEVIESLEKNFSCLYKILDEMV
- the LOC132916890 gene encoding actin-interacting protein 1; the protein is MSYSNKYIYSTLPRTQRGQPIVLGGDPKGKNFLYTNGNSVIIRDIENPAISDVYTEHSCAVNVAKYSPSGFYIASGDQSGKVRIWDTVNKEHILKNEFHPFGGPIKDISWSPDNQRMVVVGEGRERFGHVFMSETGTSVGEITGQSKPINSCDFRPSRPFRIVTGSEDNTIGVFEGPPFKFKMTKQEHSRFVQAVRFSPNGNFFASAGFDGKVFLYEGTNADLVAEIGSPAHKGGVYGVAWSADSTRLLTSSGDKTCKLWDVETKSVVSEFVIGNQVEDQQVSCLWQGNYLLTVSLNGFITYLDVNNPEKPLRVIKGHNKPITVLALSPDRSTIYTGSHDGNITNWNAANGENDRVKGVGHGNQINGMKLDNDYLYTCGIDDSLRQVDIKSNSYTDLQVKLNAQPRGMDFNSNVIVTATIKEIIVLKNEKKVFNLPVDYEPSSVAVSPGAGFVAVGGALDNKVHVYKINDSTYNLEFVAECDHLGPITDCSFSPDGEYLVASDANRKVILYKVPEFNLAHKQDWGFHNARVNSVAWSPNSKQVASGSLDTTIIVWSVTSPNKHTIIKNAHPQSQITRVLWLDDETIVSVGQDCNTKIWNVTPI